The proteins below come from a single Leptospira ellinghausenii genomic window:
- a CDS encoding LON peptidase substrate-binding domain-containing protein, giving the protein MFLPLHIFEPRYRMLLDFCLENGGEMGMAPYPKGYLGNGLPPIPEVVGFGHIIQKESLPDGRSNIILEGLGTAEIVSLTSTEPFYIAQVSKREHQRNKNVSDELKEKIEELLVLTKRILLAEGAEEDLILKMNQILVHPFPVDFIASLIYFDFKTKQTILETTNLDTKANLLKQVLMGLNLGE; this is encoded by the coding sequence ATGTTTTTACCCTTACATATCTTTGAGCCAAGGTATAGAATGTTACTGGATTTTTGTTTGGAAAATGGAGGAGAAATGGGAATGGCACCTTATCCTAAAGGGTATTTGGGAAATGGATTACCTCCCATTCCTGAGGTTGTAGGGTTTGGACATATCATCCAAAAGGAATCTTTGCCCGACGGAAGATCCAATATCATTTTAGAGGGATTAGGAACGGCAGAGATTGTCAGTTTAACTTCCACAGAGCCCTTTTACATCGCACAAGTATCCAAACGAGAACACCAAAGGAATAAAAATGTTTCAGATGAATTAAAAGAAAAAATTGAAGAATTGTTAGTTCTCACCAAACGAATCTTACTTGCTGAAGGTGCCGAGGAAGACCTAATTTTAAAAATGAACCAAATTTTGGTTCACCCATTTCCTGTAGATTTTATTGCATCGCTCATTTACTTCGATTTTAAAACAAAACAAACCATTCTGGAAACAACCAATTTAGACACAAAAGCGAATTTACTAAAACAAGTGTTAATGGGTCTTAATTTGGGGGAATAA
- the rfaE1 gene encoding D-glycero-beta-D-manno-heptose-7-phosphate kinase has product MLKIKKSLLHQTFAKLSQIKVLVIGDLILDEYLIGSVERISPEAPVPVVWVRNEKQTLGGSGNVVQNLSSIGVKGIVFGRIGQDKAGENLESILLSNSVAKEDLALLKSKHIPTILKTRIIASHQQVCRVDREEIVPLTNDEEKQILEQFKEKIKEASAVILSDYDKGYLTPSLIQAVISLCNAENKIVTVDPQVSHFFLYKNIHIMTPNHHEAGKALGKKLSSDSEIELACREISEKITPDAMMITRGEKGMSIYERTSNRFYHIPTVAKEVFDVTGAGDTVITTYTAFLASGMSIGEAALVSNVSAGIVVGKLGAATVTQSEIEEALRTLGYLEESK; this is encoded by the coding sequence TTGTTGAAAATCAAAAAATCTTTGCTACACCAAACCTTTGCCAAACTTTCCCAAATCAAAGTTCTCGTCATAGGAGATTTGATTTTAGATGAATACTTAATTGGATCAGTGGAAAGAATCTCTCCCGAAGCACCTGTTCCCGTTGTTTGGGTTAGAAACGAAAAACAAACTTTAGGTGGATCTGGTAATGTTGTTCAAAACTTATCTTCCATTGGAGTAAAAGGGATTGTTTTTGGAAGGATCGGACAAGACAAAGCTGGTGAAAATTTAGAATCAATTTTACTTTCTAATTCAGTAGCAAAGGAAGATTTAGCCTTACTAAAATCCAAACATATTCCTACGATTCTAAAAACGAGAATCATCGCTTCCCACCAACAAGTTTGCCGTGTGGACAGAGAAGAAATTGTCCCACTGACAAATGACGAAGAAAAACAAATTTTGGAACAATTTAAAGAAAAAATCAAAGAAGCATCTGCCGTGATTCTCTCTGATTATGATAAAGGTTACCTAACACCTTCTTTGATCCAAGCTGTTATTTCTCTTTGTAATGCAGAAAATAAAATTGTGACTGTAGATCCGCAAGTAAGCCATTTTTTCTTATACAAAAACATTCACATCATGACACCAAACCATCATGAGGCGGGTAAGGCATTGGGTAAAAAACTATCCAGTGATTCTGAAATTGAACTCGCTTGTCGCGAAATTTCTGAAAAAATCACTCCTGATGCGATGATGATTACCAGAGGGGAAAAGGGAATGTCAATTTATGAAAGGACATCCAATCGTTTTTACCATATCCCCACAGTCGCAAAAGAAGTATTTGATGTAACAGGGGCAGGTGATACTGTAATCACCACCTATACTGCATTTCTAGCAAGTGGCATGAGCATTGGGGAAGCAGCCCTTGTCTCGAATGTAAGTGCGGGGATTGTCGTTGGAAAACTGGGTGCGGCAACCGTGACACAATCTGAGATTGAAGAGGCTCTTCGTACTTTAGGTTATCTTGAGGAATCAAAATGA